A DNA window from Bradyrhizobium barranii subsp. barranii contains the following coding sequences:
- a CDS encoding branched-chain amino acid ABC transporter permease gives MELFTNQVLAGIATGAIYACMALAVVMIYQAIDHLNFAQGEMAMFSTFISWQLMQWGVPYWAAFILTLALSFVAGIAIERILFKPLAKAPVLTNVAGFIALFAIINSSAGLIWDFTIKQYPTPFGSAPFLGSQLISTHQAGMIGVTVLLLLGLYFFFQYTRIGLAMRAAASVPESARLVGINTSWMIALGWGMATAIGAIAGMLIAPVVFLEPNMMGGVLIYGFAAAVLGGLTSPFGAVVGGFLVGIFENLAGTYIPGVGNELKLPIALALIISVLVVKPAGLFGRHIVKRV, from the coding sequence ATGGAGCTGTTCACCAACCAAGTGCTGGCCGGCATCGCCACGGGCGCGATCTACGCCTGCATGGCGCTCGCCGTGGTCATGATCTACCAGGCGATCGACCATCTCAACTTCGCGCAGGGCGAGATGGCGATGTTCTCGACCTTCATCTCCTGGCAGCTGATGCAATGGGGCGTGCCTTACTGGGCCGCCTTCATCCTCACGCTGGCGCTCTCCTTCGTCGCCGGCATCGCGATCGAGCGCATCCTGTTCAAGCCGCTGGCGAAAGCGCCGGTGCTGACCAACGTCGCCGGCTTCATCGCGCTGTTTGCGATCATCAACTCCTCGGCCGGCCTGATCTGGGACTTCACCATCAAGCAGTACCCGACCCCGTTCGGCTCCGCGCCGTTCCTGGGCAGCCAGCTGATCTCGACCCACCAGGCCGGCATGATCGGCGTCACGGTGCTGCTGCTGCTCGGCCTCTACTTCTTCTTCCAGTACACGCGCATCGGCCTGGCCATGCGCGCGGCCGCCTCGGTGCCTGAATCGGCCCGCCTCGTCGGCATCAACACGTCCTGGATGATCGCGCTCGGCTGGGGCATGGCGACCGCGATCGGCGCGATCGCCGGCATGCTGATCGCCCCTGTCGTGTTCCTCGAGCCCAACATGATGGGCGGCGTGCTGATCTACGGGTTTGCCGCCGCCGTGCTCGGCGGTCTCACCAGCCCGTTCGGCGCCGTGGTCGGCGGCTTCCTGGTCGGCATCTTCGAGAACCTCGCCGGCACCTATATCCCCGGCGTCGGCAATGAGCTGAAGCTCCCGATCGCGCTCGCGCTGATCATCTCCGTCCTGGTTGTCAAACCCGCTGGCCTGTTCGGCCGGCACATCGTCAAGCGAGTTTGA
- a CDS encoding glycerate kinase type-2 family protein, with protein MTDRRPLLRALYDAAVAAAHPSTILAPHLRPAPKGRVICLAAGKGAGAMAAAAERHYLDTLKLAPERLVGIATTRHGYGVPTRRIRVVEAGHPVPDEAGLKGAADTLALAGEAGPDDLLLVLLTGGGSANWIAPVDGISFAQKQAVNKALLRSGAPIGEMNTVRKHLSRIKGGRLARAGKNAAEIVTLAISDVPHDDPSAIASGPTVPDPTTLADARAIVAKYKLAIDDAVRRALDDPANESCKPGDAAFGRAHFELIARPKQSLDAAVKLAKEAGYETIDLGADLEGEAREVAADHARLALEARAQGKRLAILSGGELTVTVRGNGRGGPNQEYALALAGLLKDTPDVSALAGDTDGADGGAGHPTDPAGALIDAATFAKMKALALQPQAYLDNNDATTFFEATGDLLMPGPTLTNVNDIRVILVD; from the coding sequence ATGACCGACCGACGTCCCCTGCTCCGCGCGCTCTACGACGCCGCCGTTGCCGCCGCCCATCCCAGCACGATTCTGGCGCCGCATCTGCGGCCCGCGCCGAAAGGGCGTGTGATCTGCCTCGCCGCCGGCAAGGGCGCGGGTGCGATGGCCGCGGCCGCCGAGCGGCATTATCTCGACACGCTCAAGCTCGCGCCGGAGCGCCTCGTCGGCATCGCCACCACGCGCCACGGCTACGGCGTGCCGACGCGCCGCATCCGCGTGGTCGAGGCCGGTCATCCCGTTCCCGATGAAGCCGGCCTGAAGGGCGCCGCCGATACGCTCGCGCTCGCTGGCGAGGCTGGCCCTGACGATCTGCTGCTGGTGCTGCTCACCGGCGGCGGCTCGGCGAACTGGATCGCGCCGGTGGACGGCATCAGCTTCGCGCAGAAGCAGGCGGTCAACAAGGCGCTGCTCCGCTCGGGCGCGCCGATCGGCGAGATGAACACGGTCAGGAAGCATTTGTCGCGGATCAAGGGCGGCCGGCTGGCGCGCGCCGGCAAGAATGCCGCCGAGATCGTGACGCTGGCGATTTCCGACGTGCCGCACGACGATCCGTCCGCCATTGCTTCCGGCCCCACCGTGCCCGATCCGACCACGCTGGCGGATGCGCGCGCGATCGTCGCGAAGTACAAGCTCGCCATCGACGACGCCGTCCGCCGCGCGCTCGACGATCCCGCCAACGAAAGCTGCAAGCCGGGTGACGCCGCCTTCGGGCGCGCGCATTTCGAGCTGATCGCGCGGCCCAAGCAATCGCTCGACGCCGCGGTGAAGCTCGCCAAGGAAGCCGGCTACGAGACCATCGATCTCGGCGCCGACCTCGAAGGCGAGGCCCGCGAGGTCGCCGCCGATCACGCCAGGCTCGCGCTTGAAGCACGCGCGCAAGGCAAGCGCCTCGCGATCCTCTCCGGCGGCGAACTCACCGTTACCGTGCGCGGCAATGGGCGCGGCGGCCCCAACCAGGAATACGCGCTGGCGCTCGCCGGCCTGCTGAAGGACACGCCCGATGTTTCCGCTCTCGCCGGCGACACCGACGGCGCCGATGGCGGCGCCGGCCATCCCACCGATCCCGCCGGCGCGCTGATTGATGCTGCGACGTTCGCGAAGATGAAGGCCCTGGCGCTTCAGCCGCAGGCGTACCTGGACAACAACGACGCGACGACGTTCTTCGAGGCGACCGGCGATCTGCTGATGCCGGGACCGACACTGACGAACGTGAACGATATAAGGGTGATTTTGGTGGATTGA
- a CDS encoding MarR family winged helix-turn-helix transcriptional regulator, producing the protein MTVSKTAEKSSEKPGDAAKGRKDAAEAQPEALQLGELSEQLGYVLKRAQLKVFENFLRCMASLQLTPAQFSVLLLVEKNPGRNQTEIASTLGILRPNFVAMLDNLESRDLCARIRSTNDRRSHILVLTDKGKAVLTRAKKLVATKHESRLNELLGQANREALIGMLSKIANEF; encoded by the coding sequence ATGACCGTTTCCAAAACCGCTGAAAAGTCTTCTGAAAAGCCCGGCGACGCGGCCAAGGGCCGCAAGGACGCGGCCGAGGCCCAGCCTGAAGCCCTCCAGCTTGGCGAGCTCTCCGAGCAGCTCGGCTACGTGCTGAAGCGGGCGCAGCTCAAGGTGTTCGAGAACTTTTTGCGCTGCATGGCCTCGCTCCAGCTCACGCCGGCGCAGTTCTCCGTGCTGTTGCTGGTCGAGAAGAATCCGGGCCGTAACCAGACCGAGATTGCCTCGACCCTCGGCATCCTGCGCCCGAACTTCGTGGCGATGCTCGACAATCTGGAGAGCCGCGACCTTTGCGCGCGGATCCGCTCCACCAACGACCGCCGCTCGCACATCCTGGTGCTGACCGACAAGGGCAAGGCCGTGCTGACCCGGGCGAAAAAGCTGGTCGCCACCAAGCACGAGTCCCGGCTGAACGAGCTGCTCGGGCAGGCCAACCGCGAAGCCCTGATCGGGATGCTCTCGAAGATCGCGAACGAGTTTTGA
- a CDS encoding ABC transporter substrate-binding protein, giving the protein MTVVRFQVAAVSAALALCTAVSSPALAQKKYDSGASDTEIKIGNIMPYSGPASAYAAIGKTEEAYFNKINAEGGINGRKIKFISYDDGYSPPKTVEQARKLVESDGVLLIFGSLGTSTNGAIRKYMNEKKVPQLFVASGASKWNDPKQYPWTMGWQPSYASEARIYAKYIMKEKPDAKIAVLYQNDDFGKDYLKGLKDGLGAKASMIVLEDGYDTSEPAIDEHVVKLKASGADVFLSITTPKFAAQAIKKAAEINWHPVHIISNVSASVGGVLEPAGLEISQGILSASYTKDGSDPQWNADDGMKKFYNFLAQYDPKANKLDAGVVFGYAAAQTMVKVLQMCGDDLTHENVMKQAASLKDFEPDTLLPGIKINTSADNFAPIEQLQMMRFKGRKWELFGDIISSELGH; this is encoded by the coding sequence ATGACTGTCGTTCGATTTCAGGTTGCGGCCGTTTCGGCCGCGCTCGCGTTGTGCACTGCGGTGAGCAGCCCGGCACTGGCGCAAAAGAAATACGACAGCGGCGCTTCCGATACCGAGATCAAGATCGGCAACATCATGCCTTATAGCGGGCCGGCCTCCGCCTATGCCGCGATCGGCAAGACCGAGGAAGCCTATTTCAACAAGATCAATGCCGAGGGTGGCATCAACGGCCGCAAGATCAAGTTCATCTCCTACGACGACGGCTATTCGCCGCCGAAGACGGTGGAGCAGGCGCGCAAGCTGGTCGAGAGCGACGGTGTGCTGCTGATCTTCGGCTCGCTCGGCACCTCCACCAACGGCGCCATCCGCAAATACATGAACGAGAAGAAGGTGCCGCAGCTGTTCGTGGCGAGCGGCGCCTCCAAATGGAACGATCCGAAGCAATATCCGTGGACCATGGGCTGGCAGCCGAGCTACGCCAGCGAGGCGCGCATCTACGCCAAATACATCATGAAGGAGAAGCCGGACGCGAAGATCGCCGTGCTCTACCAGAACGACGATTTCGGCAAGGACTATCTGAAGGGGCTGAAGGACGGCCTCGGCGCCAAGGCGTCGATGATCGTGCTCGAAGACGGCTACGACACGTCGGAGCCCGCGATCGACGAGCACGTCGTGAAGCTGAAGGCCTCGGGCGCCGACGTCTTTCTCAGCATCACCACGCCGAAATTCGCCGCGCAGGCGATCAAGAAGGCGGCCGAGATCAACTGGCATCCGGTCCACATCATCTCCAACGTCTCGGCGTCGGTCGGCGGCGTGCTCGAGCCCGCGGGCCTGGAGATCTCGCAAGGCATCCTGTCGGCGAGCTACACCAAGGACGGCTCCGACCCGCAATGGAATGCCGATGACGGCATGAAGAAGTTCTATAACTTCCTCGCGCAGTACGACCCCAAGGCCAACAAGCTCGATGCCGGCGTGGTGTTCGGCTATGCCGCGGCCCAGACCATGGTGAAGGTGCTGCAGATGTGCGGCGACGACCTTACCCATGAGAACGTCATGAAGCAGGCCGCTTCCTTGAAGGATTTCGAGCCCGACACGCTGCTGCCCGGCATCAAGATCAACACCTCCGCCGATAATTTCGCCCCGATCGAGCAGCTCCAGATGATGCGGTTCAAGGGCAGGAAATGGGAGCTGTTCGGCGACATCATCTCGAGCGAGCTCGGCCACTGA
- a CDS encoding ABC transporter ATP-binding protein yields the protein MTTLLNVKDLRAYYGQVQALHGLSFSLNEGSLTTLLGANGAGKTTTLRAICNMVRSTGAIEFEGKPLSNRSTESIVRFGIAHVPQGRGTFTTMTVEENLQLGAITRKDSAGIVSDIERMYAHFPVLKQRHTQQAGTLSGGEQQMLAVARALMLRPRLMLLDEPSFGLAPLVVRDLFGILGKINREDKVSILVVEQNAQLALELADQAYVIETGRIVMSGNAKDIANNEEIRKSYLGY from the coding sequence ATGACGACGCTGCTCAACGTCAAGGACCTGCGCGCCTATTACGGCCAGGTCCAGGCGCTCCATGGCCTGTCCTTCTCGCTCAACGAAGGATCGTTGACGACGCTGCTCGGCGCCAATGGCGCCGGCAAGACCACCACCCTGCGCGCGATCTGCAACATGGTGCGTTCCACCGGCGCGATCGAGTTCGAAGGCAAGCCGCTCAGCAATCGCTCCACCGAGAGCATCGTGCGGTTCGGCATCGCCCACGTGCCGCAGGGCCGCGGCACCTTCACGACCATGACGGTCGAGGAGAACCTCCAGCTCGGGGCCATCACCCGCAAGGACAGCGCCGGCATCGTCTCCGACATCGAGCGCATGTACGCGCATTTCCCGGTGCTCAAGCAGCGCCACACCCAGCAGGCCGGCACGCTCTCCGGCGGCGAGCAGCAGATGCTCGCGGTCGCCCGCGCGCTGATGCTGCGGCCGCGCCTGATGCTGCTCGACGAGCCGTCCTTCGGCCTGGCACCGCTGGTCGTGCGCGACCTGTTCGGCATCCTCGGCAAGATCAACCGCGAGGACAAGGTGTCGATCCTGGTGGTCGAGCAGAACGCCCAGCTCGCGCTCGAGCTCGCCGACCAGGCCTATGTGATCGAGACCGGACGCATCGTGATGTCGGGCAATGCCAAGGACATCGCGAACAACGAAGAAATCCGCAAATCCTATCTGGGTTACTGA
- a CDS encoding ABC transporter substrate-binding protein, with protein sequence MLFGRILRTTALVTAVATLTSGAALAQKKYDTGASDTEIKIGNIMPYSGPASAYGIIGKTEEAYFKMINDKGGINGRKINFVTYDDAYSPPKAVEQVRKLVESDEVLAVYNPLGTPSNTAIQKYLNAKKIPQLFVATGATKWNDAKNFPWTIGWQPSYQSEAQIYAKWLMKEKPNAKVAILYQNDDFGKDYLKGTKDGLGAKGASMIIMEESYEISEPSIDGHIVKIKAANPDVLLIYATPKFAAQTIKKTAELSWKPLQILTNVSISVGSVMKPAGFEASQDVLSAAYAKDSTDPQWNNDPGMKKWNEFVDKYMPGADKTDTGMVYGYGAASTLVKTLEMCGDDLTRANLMKQAASLKDFAPDTLLPGVKINTSATDFAPISQLQMQRFKGEKWELFGEIISGDVASE encoded by the coding sequence TTGCTTTTCGGAAGAATACTGCGAACCACCGCACTCGTAACGGCGGTCGCGACCCTCACCTCCGGCGCAGCACTTGCCCAGAAGAAATACGACACCGGCGCGTCCGATACCGAGATCAAGATCGGCAACATCATGCCGTACAGCGGTCCGGCGTCGGCCTATGGCATCATCGGCAAGACCGAAGAAGCCTATTTCAAGATGATCAACGACAAGGGCGGCATCAACGGCCGCAAGATCAACTTCGTCACCTATGATGACGCCTATTCGCCGCCGAAGGCCGTCGAGCAGGTCCGCAAGCTGGTCGAGAGCGACGAAGTGCTGGCCGTGTACAATCCGCTCGGCACGCCCTCGAACACCGCGATCCAGAAGTACCTGAACGCCAAGAAGATCCCGCAGCTCTTCGTCGCCACCGGCGCCACCAAGTGGAACGACGCGAAGAACTTCCCCTGGACCATCGGCTGGCAGCCCTCCTACCAGAGCGAAGCGCAGATCTACGCGAAATGGCTGATGAAGGAAAAGCCGAACGCCAAGGTCGCGATCCTCTACCAGAACGACGATTTCGGCAAAGACTACCTCAAGGGCACCAAGGACGGTCTCGGCGCCAAGGGCGCGTCCATGATCATCATGGAGGAGAGCTACGAGATCTCCGAGCCGTCGATCGACGGCCACATCGTCAAGATCAAGGCCGCCAATCCCGACGTGCTGCTGATCTACGCGACGCCGAAGTTCGCGGCCCAGACCATCAAGAAGACCGCCGAGCTCAGCTGGAAGCCGCTCCAGATCCTCACCAACGTGTCGATCTCGGTCGGCAGCGTGATGAAGCCGGCCGGCTTCGAGGCCTCGCAGGACGTGCTGTCGGCGGCCTATGCCAAGGATTCCACCGACCCGCAGTGGAATAACGATCCCGGCATGAAGAAGTGGAACGAGTTCGTCGACAAGTACATGCCCGGCGCCGACAAGACCGACACCGGCATGGTCTACGGCTACGGCGCGGCGTCGACCCTGGTCAAGACGCTGGAGATGTGCGGTGACGACCTCACCCGCGCCAACCTGATGAAGCAGGCCGCTTCCTTGAAGGATTTTGCACCGGACACGCTGCTGCCCGGCGTCAAGATCAACACCAGCGCCACCGACTTCGCCCCGATTTCGCAGCTCCAGATGCAGCGCTTCAAGGGCGAGAAGTGGGAACTGTTCGGCGAGATCATCAGCGGCGACGTCGCTTCCGAGTGA
- a CDS encoding ABC transporter substrate-binding protein, which produces MPAVTGKLAAASLALALIAASASTASAQKKYDTGATDTEIKIGNIMPYSGPASAYGIIGRTEAAYFKKINDEGGINGRKINYISYDDAYSPPKTVEQARKLVESDEVLFIFNSLGTPPNSAIHKYMNSKKVPQLFVATGATKWNDPQNFPWTMGWQPNYQSETQIYAKWLLKNKPDAKIAVLYQNDDYGKDYLKGLKDGLGSKAASMIVIEESYETSEPTIDNHIVKLKSTGADVFMNITTPKFAAQAIKKNSEIGWKPLHFLNNVSASVGSVMKPAGFENGQDIISADYLKDVSDPAWNNDPGMKEFLAFMTKYFPEGDKLDKGTIVGYAVAQTLVQVLKQCGDNLTRENIMKQAANLKDFRTEALLPGVKVNTSPTDFAPISQLQLEKFKGEKWELFGDVISADVGG; this is translated from the coding sequence ATGCCCGCTGTCACCGGCAAACTTGCGGCCGCGTCACTGGCGCTTGCGCTCATTGCGGCCTCGGCCTCCACTGCATCGGCCCAGAAGAAATACGATACCGGCGCGACCGACACCGAAATCAAGATCGGCAACATCATGCCCTACAGCGGACCGGCTTCCGCCTACGGCATCATCGGGCGGACCGAAGCCGCCTATTTCAAGAAGATCAACGACGAGGGCGGCATCAACGGCCGCAAGATCAATTATATCTCCTATGACGACGCCTACTCGCCGCCGAAGACGGTGGAGCAGGCCCGCAAGCTGGTCGAGAGCGACGAGGTGCTGTTCATCTTCAACTCGCTCGGCACGCCGCCGAACTCGGCGATCCACAAATACATGAACTCGAAGAAGGTGCCGCAGCTGTTCGTCGCGACCGGCGCCACCAAGTGGAACGATCCGCAGAACTTCCCCTGGACGATGGGCTGGCAACCCAATTACCAGAGCGAGACGCAGATCTATGCGAAGTGGCTCCTGAAGAACAAGCCGGACGCCAAGATCGCGGTGCTTTACCAGAACGACGATTACGGCAAGGACTACCTCAAGGGCCTCAAGGACGGCTTAGGGTCCAAGGCCGCCTCGATGATCGTCATCGAAGAGAGCTACGAGACCTCCGAGCCGACCATCGACAATCACATCGTCAAGCTGAAGTCGACCGGCGCCGACGTCTTCATGAACATCACGACGCCGAAATTCGCGGCGCAGGCGATCAAGAAGAATTCCGAGATCGGCTGGAAGCCGCTGCACTTCCTCAACAACGTCTCGGCCTCGGTCGGCAGCGTGATGAAGCCGGCCGGCTTCGAGAACGGCCAGGACATCATCTCGGCCGACTATCTCAAGGACGTGTCGGATCCCGCGTGGAACAACGATCCCGGCATGAAGGAGTTTCTGGCGTTCATGACCAAATACTTCCCCGAGGGCGACAAGCTCGATAAGGGCACGATCGTCGGCTATGCCGTGGCGCAGACACTGGTCCAGGTCTTGAAGCAGTGCGGTGACAATCTCACGCGCGAGAACATCATGAAGCAGGCGGCGAACCTGAAGGACTTCCGCACCGAGGCGCTGCTGCCGGGCGTGAAGGTCAACACCTCGCCGACCGATTTCGCGCCGATCAGCCAGCTTCAACTCGAGAAGTTCAAGGGCGAGAAGTGGGAGCTGTTCGGAGACGTGATCAGCGCCGACGTCGGCGGCTAA
- a CDS encoding ABC transporter ATP-binding protein, translating into MTQAQLARGTSPLLAVRDVSVVFGGIIALNGVSFDMHKGQILGLIGPNGAGKTTLFNCLSRLYQPSSGDILMEGVSILSRPPHRIAEIGIGRTFQNVALFPNLSVMDNVRVGAHSKTSSDIISDSLRLAWVRRSETEVNKKVQEILAYLKLEDVAHTIVSGLPFGTQKRVELARALAADPKILLLDEPAGGLNHEEVYLLGDLIRRIRDDRHMTVLLVEHHMGLVMSIADHVVALNFGKKLAEGTPAQVQADPDVIKAYLGSKDQ; encoded by the coding sequence ATGACGCAGGCACAGCTCGCGCGGGGGACATCGCCCCTGCTCGCGGTTCGCGACGTCAGCGTCGTGTTCGGCGGCATCATCGCGCTCAACGGCGTGTCCTTTGACATGCACAAGGGCCAGATCCTCGGATTGATCGGCCCCAACGGCGCCGGCAAGACCACGCTCTTCAATTGCCTCTCGCGGCTCTATCAGCCGTCGTCGGGCGACATCCTGATGGAAGGCGTGAGCATCCTGTCGCGGCCTCCGCACCGGATCGCCGAGATCGGCATCGGCCGCACCTTCCAGAACGTGGCGCTGTTTCCGAACCTCTCGGTGATGGACAACGTCCGCGTCGGCGCCCATTCGAAGACCTCCAGCGACATCATCAGCGACTCGCTTCGGCTCGCCTGGGTCCGGCGCAGCGAGACCGAGGTCAACAAGAAGGTGCAGGAGATCCTCGCCTATCTCAAGCTCGAGGACGTCGCCCACACCATCGTGTCCGGCCTGCCCTTCGGCACGCAGAAACGCGTCGAGCTGGCGCGCGCGCTCGCGGCAGACCCGAAGATCCTGCTGCTCGACGAGCCGGCCGGCGGCCTCAACCACGAGGAAGTCTATCTGCTCGGCGACCTCATCCGCCGCATCCGCGACGACCGCCACATGACCGTGCTGCTGGTCGAGCACCACATGGGCCTCGTGATGTCGATCGCCGACCACGTCGTCGCGCTGAATTTCGGCAAGAAGCTCGCGGAAGGCACGCCGGCCCAGGTGCAGGCGGACCCCGACGTCATCAAGGCCTATCTCGGGAGCAAGGACCAATGA
- a CDS encoding branched-chain amino acid ABC transporter permease, translating into MSAAEEVVAEGHEAVEAVPKRAMTLGTGTSLVVLAALLIAPVFVKNFIIFQMTMLLIYGLAVLALNILTGGSGQFSLGQSAFYAVGAYTTAVLMEHFNVNYALTLPIAGVVCFGFGFLFGQPALRLSGVYLALATFALATAMPQLLKLNFLEHWTGGVQGLVVTKPDAPFGLPMSQDMWLYYFTLVVVIAIYIFSVNLLRSRSGRAFMAIRDNEIAASAMGVDVALYKTLAFGVSAAITGIAGSLGAIAVQFVAPDSYTITLAISLFLGMVVGGVGWLPGSIVGAAFIIFVPNIAEGISKGLSGAVFGVLLFLVIYLVPHGARQVAILGQQLAGRLRKN; encoded by the coding sequence ATGAGCGCTGCAGAAGAAGTCGTTGCAGAAGGCCACGAGGCGGTCGAGGCTGTTCCGAAGCGGGCCATGACGCTGGGCACCGGCACCTCGCTGGTGGTGCTCGCGGCACTGCTGATCGCACCCGTTTTCGTCAAGAACTTCATCATCTTCCAGATGACGATGCTCCTGATCTACGGGCTCGCGGTGCTGGCGCTGAACATCCTGACCGGCGGAAGCGGCCAGTTCTCGCTCGGCCAGAGCGCGTTCTACGCGGTCGGTGCCTATACGACAGCGGTGCTGATGGAGCACTTCAACGTCAATTACGCGCTGACGCTGCCGATCGCCGGCGTCGTCTGTTTCGGCTTCGGCTTCCTGTTCGGGCAGCCGGCGCTGCGGCTCTCCGGCGTCTACCTCGCGCTTGCGACCTTCGCGCTCGCCACCGCCATGCCGCAGCTCCTCAAGCTGAACTTCCTCGAGCACTGGACCGGCGGCGTGCAGGGCCTCGTCGTCACCAAGCCGGATGCGCCGTTCGGCCTGCCGATGTCGCAGGACATGTGGCTGTACTACTTCACGCTCGTGGTCGTGATTGCGATCTACATCTTCTCGGTGAACCTGCTGCGTTCCCGCTCGGGCCGCGCCTTCATGGCGATCCGCGACAACGAGATCGCGGCCTCCGCGATGGGCGTCGACGTCGCGCTGTACAAGACGCTGGCCTTCGGCGTCTCCGCCGCCATCACCGGCATCGCCGGCTCGCTTGGCGCCATTGCGGTGCAGTTCGTCGCGCCCGACAGCTACACCATCACGCTCGCAATCTCGCTGTTCCTCGGCATGGTGGTCGGCGGCGTCGGCTGGCTGCCCGGCTCGATCGTCGGCGCTGCCTTCATCATCTTCGTGCCGAACATCGCGGAGGGCATCTCCAAGGGCCTCTCCGGCGCGGTGTTCGGCGTGCTCCTGTTCCTCGTCATCTACCTCGTGCCGCATGGCGCAAGGCAAGTCGCGATCCTGGGCCAGCAACTCGCCGGTCGGCTCAGGAAGAACTAA
- a CDS encoding IS481 family transposase: MPWSEVSVMDQRHEFVRLALQEGANRRELCRRFNISPDVGYKWLARWQAGDRELADRSRRPHAMPKRSEAAVEVEVLAVRDKHPAWGARKIAHCLKRGGQTVPVPSTVHQILCRNGRVKPSENAPPNPGHRFEKEAPNLLWQMDFKGHLPLADGTRCHPLTIVDDHSRYVLCLKACADEQRLTVQNHLSTTFRCYGLPEAFYTDNGSPWGDTSGIRWTGLKVWLLKLGVRVVHARPCHPQARGKNERFHRTLKAEVFAMRRFRTLPEVQRAFDAWRPVYNLERPHQGLDMQVPADRFRPSARPMPARVPNVEYDSGEIVRRVSSTRPYISFKRRFWKVPQAFARERLAIRPLVRDGHYGIFFASWQVASIDLTNGQPVSDVSEQVSAMSPD; this comes from the coding sequence ATGCCTTGGAGCGAGGTGTCAGTGATGGATCAGCGTCACGAGTTTGTGCGGCTGGCTTTGCAGGAGGGCGCCAACCGGCGCGAACTGTGCCGTCGGTTCAACATCAGTCCTGACGTCGGCTACAAGTGGCTGGCGCGCTGGCAGGCCGGCGATCGGGAGCTGGCCGACCGCTCCCGGCGCCCGCATGCGATGCCCAAGCGGAGTGAGGCTGCGGTCGAAGTAGAAGTCCTGGCTGTACGCGACAAGCATCCGGCTTGGGGAGCACGGAAGATTGCCCATTGCCTGAAGCGGGGCGGGCAGACGGTGCCTGTGCCATCAACGGTGCACCAGATCCTGTGTCGGAACGGCCGGGTCAAACCGAGTGAGAATGCGCCGCCCAATCCGGGCCACCGGTTCGAGAAGGAAGCTCCCAATCTGCTGTGGCAGATGGACTTCAAGGGCCACCTGCCGCTGGCCGACGGGACACGATGCCATCCGCTGACCATCGTCGACGATCACTCGCGCTACGTGCTGTGCCTGAAGGCATGTGCCGACGAGCAGCGTCTCACCGTGCAGAATCACCTGTCGACGACGTTCCGCTGCTATGGCCTGCCAGAGGCCTTCTACACCGACAATGGCTCACCCTGGGGCGATACGTCCGGCATTCGTTGGACCGGACTGAAGGTGTGGCTGCTCAAGCTTGGCGTCAGGGTGGTGCACGCCAGGCCATGCCACCCACAGGCCCGCGGCAAGAACGAGCGCTTCCATCGCACCCTGAAGGCCGAGGTGTTTGCAATGCGCCGCTTCCGAACTCTCCCGGAAGTCCAGCGCGCCTTCGACGCCTGGCGGCCGGTCTACAATCTGGAGCGGCCTCACCAAGGCCTCGATATGCAGGTCCCTGCCGATCGCTTCCGGCCAAGTGCTCGCCCCATGCCGGCCCGCGTTCCGAACGTCGAATACGACAGCGGCGAGATCGTGCGCAGGGTCTCATCGACAAGACCCTACATCTCCTTCAAGAGACGCTTCTGGAAAGTTCCCCAGGCCTTCGCCCGCGAACGCCTTGCCATCCGGCCACTGGTTCGTGACGGCCACTACGGAATCTTCTTCGCCAGCTGGCAGGTCGCATCGATCGACTTGACCAATGGCCAACCTGTCAGTGATGTGTCCGAACAGGTGTCAGCCATGTCTCCGGACTAA